One window of Caldisericum exile AZM16c01 genomic DNA carries:
- a CDS encoding IS110 family transposase: protein MESILAIGIDVSKEKLDVSFFDGKKRKSRVFSNKDEGIEDLIKEIEKRIKKEFELEKKLEETKKGTKKSKKKNDTNTNTNSITNSTTNSIANTTTTDNTPTITEVHILFESTGSYHARLALQLLKWKRGIGEHKANEDRLYNIPIFIYVINPLVIRKYTEESLDRASTDKIASETICQYVYEAVSSNRSNISSRQYETLRSFLLDSSYEDKLEIKILIKTLEGLKRTRTRILNEIEALEQYPDSYAHDAIESLKRVLIELEKEIKEIEKKIDNVIKNKEKYRELFIRLTGIPGIGKRTASAIIAYFGTFDSFNDAKEVSSYVGLTPSIKESGKSVKRASYNISKMGNPYLRQLLYMASLSASRYNTQCKLLYNRLLTKGKEKKLIHIAVANKLIRQAFSIVKLNKSYDPIYGLDEDMGKEILKEHERIKEKKALMKILKQQKEKKEKINTTINNIPIPLDNTLNHYPNIAEY, encoded by the coding sequence ATGGAGTCAATACTTGCTATTGGTATTGATGTTTCAAAAGAGAAACTCGATGTGTCTTTCTTTGATGGCAAAAAGAGAAAGAGTCGTGTCTTCTCAAACAAAGATGAAGGTATTGAAGATCTAATAAAAGAAATTGAAAAGAGAATTAAAAAGGAGTTTGAATTAGAGAAGAAATTAGAAGAAACGAAAAAAGGTACAAAGAAAAGCAAAAAGAAAAATGATACTAATACCAATACTAATAGTATTACTAATAGTACTACCAATAGTATTGCTAATACTACCACTACTGATAATACTCCTACTATTACCGAAGTTCATATCCTCTTTGAATCAACTGGTTCATACCATGCAAGACTTGCACTTCAGTTGCTTAAGTGGAAAAGAGGAATTGGAGAACATAAAGCAAATGAAGATAGATTATACAATATACCCATCTTCATCTATGTCATTAATCCATTGGTAATAAGAAAGTATACTGAAGAATCCCTTGATAGAGCATCAACAGATAAAATTGCATCAGAGACAATCTGTCAGTATGTGTATGAGGCAGTTTCAAGTAATAGATCAAACATATCCTCAAGACAGTATGAGACTCTTAGGTCATTTTTGTTAGATTCCTCATATGAAGATAAACTTGAGATAAAGATACTCATTAAAACCCTTGAAGGACTCAAAAGAACAAGGACAAGAATACTCAATGAGATAGAGGCATTAGAGCAATATCCAGATTCATATGCTCATGATGCAATAGAGAGTCTAAAGAGAGTATTAATTGAATTAGAGAAAGAGATAAAAGAGATAGAAAAGAAGATAGACAATGTAATTAAAAACAAGGAGAAATACAGAGAACTATTCATAAGACTCACAGGTATACCAGGTATAGGTAAAAGAACTGCCTCTGCTATCATTGCATACTTTGGCACATTTGATTCATTTAACGATGCAAAGGAGGTTTCCTCATATGTAGGACTTACACCATCAATAAAGGAATCTGGCAAGAGTGTAAAAAGAGCATCATACAACATATCAAAGATGGGAAATCCATATCTAAGACAATTACTCTACATGGCATCTCTATCTGCATCAAGATACAATACTCAGTGCAAATTGCTATACAATAGACTCCTCACTAAGGGAAAGGAGAAGAAACTCATACATATTGCAGTTGCAAATAAACTCATAAGACAGGCATTCTCAATTGTGAAGCTCAATAAGTCATATGATCCAATATATGGATTAGATGAGGATATGGGAAAAGAGATCCTTAAGGAACATGAAAGAATAAAAGAAAAGAAAGCATTAATGAAAATTCTAAAACAACAGAAAGAGAAGAAGGAAAAGATCAATACCACCATCAATAACATACCTATACCATTAGATAACACATTAAACCACTATCCAAATATTGCAGAATACTGA
- a CDS encoding amidase domain-containing protein, whose translation MKKIIIVLVIVAMVLSSMFFNVSADDYTMGKQEIVNYINLKGFNLKEGTSEYFDFLNNLLWGEYNKDLQKSTYFRKILKYAAYYYAHPEILYPEQCKSCLNDVIETHNTQSTTWVYNSSSAVNYAYKYSINAGYGQNPNFPDFRNKGGDCTNFASQVVNAGNVPIDGSGTCSSYSTFTKWYVNKAQWWCLQSRWAWSTSWSVVGDFYTYQSQYKNNAFPTVFAISQANSLRASAVPGDVIQLETGGSKWHSTIVTKKENGEIYLTYHSGPNGYDCVDSSLQEIINRNTIDHFFLLHFH comes from the coding sequence GTGAAAAAAATAATTATTGTTTTAGTAATTGTGGCAATGGTATTAAGTTCAATGTTTTTTAATGTCTCAGCGGATGATTATACTATGGGTAAGCAGGAAATTGTAAATTACATTAACTTAAAAGGATTCAATCTAAAGGAAGGCACCTCTGAGTATTTCGATTTTTTAAATAACTTGCTATGGGGTGAGTATAATAAAGATCTGCAAAAATCCACTTATTTCAGAAAAATATTGAAATACGCTGCTTATTATTATGCACATCCAGAGATCCTTTATCCAGAACAATGTAAAAGTTGTCTAAATGATGTTATTGAAACTCATAACACTCAAAGTACTACATGGGTATATAATTCATCTTCTGCAGTGAATTACGCTTATAAGTATTCTATAAACGCCGGATACGGTCAAAATCCAAATTTTCCTGATTTTAGAAACAAGGGGGGAGATTGTACTAATTTTGCAAGTCAAGTGGTAAACGCAGGGAATGTTCCAATTGATGGAAGTGGGACTTGTTCAAGTTATTCAACTTTCACAAAATGGTATGTAAATAAGGCACAGTGGTGGTGTTTGCAATCAAGATGGGCATGGTCTACTTCTTGGTCTGTTGTAGGAGATTTCTATACATATCAAAGTCAATATAAGAATAATGCATTCCCTACGGTATTTGCAATAAGTCAGGCTAATTCTCTGAGGGCTTCCGCTGTTCCAGGAGACGTTATCCAACTTGAAACTGGTGGTAGTAAATGGCATTCAACAATTGTGACCAAAAAGGAAAATGGAGAAATATACTTAACTTATCATTCTGGTCCTAATGGATATGATTGTGTCGACAGTTCCCTACAAGAAATAATTAACAGAAATACTATTGACCACTTTTTTCTTTTGCATTTCCACTAA
- a CDS encoding IS110 family transposase: protein MESILAIGIDVSKEKLDVSFFDGKKRKSRVFSNKDEGIEDLIKEIEKRIKKEFELEKKLEETKKGTKKSKKKNDTNTNTNSITNSTTNSIANTTTTDNTPTITEVHILFESTGSYHARLALQLLKWKRGIGEHKANEDRLYNIPIFIYVINPLVIRKYTEESLDRASTDKIASETICQYVYEAVSSNRSNISSRQYETLRSFLLDSSYEDKLEIKILIKTLEGLKRTRTRILNEIEALEQYPDSYAHDAIESLKRVLIELEKEIKEIEKKIDNVIKNKEKYRELFIRLTGIPGIGKRTASAIIAYFGTFDSFNDAKEVSSYVGLTPSIKESGKSVKRASYNISKMGNPYLRQLLYMASLSASRYNTQCKLLYNRLLTKGKEKKLIHIAVANKLIRQAFSIVKLNKSYDPIYGLDEDMGKEILKEHERIKEKKALMKILKQQKEKKEKINTTINNIPIPLDNTLNHYPNIAEY, encoded by the coding sequence ATGGAGTCAATACTTGCTATTGGTATTGATGTTTCAAAAGAGAAACTCGATGTGTCTTTCTTTGATGGCAAAAAGAGAAAGAGTCGTGTCTTCTCAAACAAAGATGAAGGTATTGAAGATCTAATAAAAGAAATTGAAAAGAGAATTAAAAAGGAGTTTGAATTAGAGAAGAAATTAGAAGAAACGAAAAAAGGTACAAAGAAAAGCAAAAAGAAAAATGATACTAATACCAATACTAATAGTATTACTAATAGTACTACCAATAGTATTGCTAATACTACCACTACTGATAATACTCCTACTATTACCGAAGTTCATATCCTCTTTGAATCAACTGGTTCATACCATGCAAGACTTGCACTTCAGTTGCTTAAGTGGAAAAGAGGAATTGGAGAACATAAAGCAAATGAAGATAGATTATACAATATACCCATCTTCATCTATGTCATTAATCCATTGGTAATAAGAAAGTATACTGAAGAATCCCTTGATAGAGCATCAACAGATAAAATTGCATCAGAGACAATCTGTCAGTATGTGTATGAGGCAGTTTCAAGCAATAGATCAAACATATCCTCAAGACAGTATGAGACTCTTAGGTCATTTTTGTTAGATTCCTCATATGAAGATAAACTTGAGATAAAGATACTCATTAAAACCCTTGAAGGACTCAAAAGAACAAGGACAAGAATACTCAATGAGATAGAGGCATTAGAGCAATATCCAGATTCATATGCTCATGATGCAATAGAGAGTCTAAAGAGAGTATTAATTGAATTAGAGAAAGAGATAAAAGAGATAGAAAAGAAGATAGACAATGTAATTAAAAACAAGGAGAAATACAGAGAACTATTCATAAGACTCACAGGTATACCAGGTATAGGTAAAAGAACTGCCTCTGCTATCATTGCATACTTTGGCACATTTGATTCATTTAACGATGCAAAGGAGGTTTCCTCATATGTAGGACTTACACCATCAATAAAGGAATCTGGCAAGAGTGTAAAAAGAGCATCATACAACATATCAAAGATGGGAAATCCATATCTAAGACAATTACTCTACATGGCATCTCTATCTGCATCAAGATACAATACTCAGTGCAAATTGCTATACAATAGACTCCTCACTAAGGGAAAGGAGAAGAAACTCATACATATTGCAGTTGCAAATAAACTCATAAGACAGGCATTCTCAATTGTGAAGCTCAATAAGTCATATGATCCAATATATGGATTAGATGAGGATATGGGAAAAGAGATCCTTAAGGAACATGAAAGAATAAAAGAAAAGAAAGCATTAATGAAAATTCTAAAACAACAGAAAGAGAAGAAGGAAAAGATCAATACCACCATCAATAACATACCTATACCATTAGATAACACATTAAACCACTATCCAAATATTGCAGAATACTGA
- a CDS encoding WD40/YVTN/BNR-like repeat-containing protein, producing MLRKKLMVSIFVILILSVYAGCSRTEGILPQNNPQSEIPNQEVEIKNSEKEQFVPWEISHWERINDGIVTAFAIDPKDSNILYAATYPPQKVDSSSKVQVIGNAKTSLWKSEDSGKHWSILLSLENLRYGPLTIDGIYIDPECSRKIWISEHGAGLLFSSDGGITWKKDLQKDENDIFRMYWNSLNTNINDLPVAYSVRFGDVNRWTGAIYSSLDSGKTWKRTSLPPLACPSFTLAVDKKNPNIFYVFGLNGLFKRVEGKGDYEYYPIGDSLNTSYIYIEPKNPNSLYAVSYSYYNSFTGFNNSFASFKSSDYGKTWEKVGDFYFNPLHPDIRIKIVITKTTPPSRKLLYVSLDNGKSWKLSDLDIDKNGIHSISIGGEGVIYADTYNGLFRSEDKGLHWSQITNFKEDYWEVTDGNSCFNSKVLVSPDDPNTIYWTTEFLKSTDGGKTWQEMDIIQHSKRIHGSAIAIDPHNHNLAYLGITGTGYIEPLSPEESAKQGIYRSNDGGKNWKKISLDGYRISAIVISPTTGIIYAGTFFNGLFRSKDSGKSWERITLDNDLHLSVSSLAIDTKNNIVYIGVLGGGIFKIEDKE from the coding sequence ATGCTAAGAAAAAAGTTAATGGTATCAATATTTGTTATACTTATTTTATCAGTTTATGCTGGATGCAGTAGGACAGAAGGAATCCTGCCACAAAATAATCCTCAGAGTGAAATACCAAACCAGGAGGTTGAAATTAAGAATAGTGAAAAAGAACAATTTGTGCCCTGGGAGATTTCTCACTGGGAGAGGATTAATGATGGTATTGTTACCGCTTTTGCAATAGACCCCAAAGATAGCAATATTTTGTATGCAGCCACATATCCGCCACAAAAAGTTGACTCCTCTTCTAAGGTTCAGGTAATAGGAAATGCTAAAACTAGCCTGTGGAAGTCTGAAGACAGTGGAAAACATTGGAGTATTCTCCTATCTTTAGAAAATCTTCGCTATGGACCTCTGACAATTGATGGAATTTATATCGATCCGGAATGTTCTAGAAAAATTTGGATATCAGAACATGGTGCTGGATTGTTATTTTCTTCTGATGGTGGCATCACCTGGAAGAAAGACCTTCAAAAAGACGAAAATGATATTTTTAGGATGTACTGGAATAGCCTCAACACAAATATAAATGATTTACCAGTTGCTTATAGTGTTCGTTTTGGAGATGTGAACAGGTGGACTGGTGCAATATATTCATCGCTTGATTCTGGAAAAACATGGAAACGCACTTCTTTGCCTCCATTAGCTTGTCCAAGCTTTACTTTAGCTGTTGACAAAAAAAATCCAAATATTTTCTATGTCTTCGGTCTAAATGGTCTTTTTAAAAGAGTTGAAGGGAAAGGGGATTATGAATACTATCCTATTGGAGACAGTCTGAATACTTCTTATATATATATTGAGCCTAAAAATCCAAATTCTCTATACGCTGTCTCTTACAGCTACTACAATTCTTTCACTGGTTTTAACAATTCTTTCGCTAGCTTTAAGTCATCCGATTATGGTAAAACATGGGAAAAAGTTGGTGACTTTTATTTTAACCCTCTTCATCCCGATATCCGTATAAAGATCGTAATTACAAAAACGACTCCACCTTCACGAAAACTACTTTATGTATCGTTGGACAACGGGAAAAGCTGGAAATTATCCGATCTTGATATTGATAAAAACGGCATTCACTCCATTTCAATAGGAGGGGAAGGCGTAATTTATGCAGACACCTATAATGGACTTTTTAGGTCTGAGGACAAGGGGTTGCATTGGTCTCAAATTACAAACTTCAAGGAGGATTATTGGGAAGTAACAGATGGAAATAGTTGTTTCAATAGTAAAGTCCTTGTTAGCCCAGATGATCCTAACACAATTTATTGGACAACCGAGTTCTTAAAATCTACTGATGGTGGAAAAACATGGCAAGAGATGGACATTATCCAACACTCTAAACGAATTCATGGTTCTGCAATTGCAATTGATCCGCATAACCATAACCTGGCTTATCTTGGAATAACAGGAACAGGATACATAGAACCACTTTCACCTGAAGAATCTGCTAAACAGGGGATATATAGAAGTAACGATGGTGGAAAAAACTGGAAAAAGATAAGTCTGGATGGATATCGTATAAGTGCTATTGTAATTAGTCCTACTACAGGAATAATATATGCAGGAACTTTCTTCAACGGGCTATTTAGGTCCAAAGATTCAGGAAAATCCTGGGAAAGAATTACCCTTGATAATGATTTACATCTTTCGGTTTCTTCTCTTGCAATTGATACAAAAAACAACATTGTTTACATAGGTGTCCTTGGAGGCGGTATCTTTAAAATCGAGGACAAAGAATAA
- a CDS encoding amidase domain-containing protein, protein MLTTFALIPKGYSKNTLSVKDSSINTTVSTDELSEILRTWIIKNEAQYYKNISIATTPVKVEIKDSKIEGTFTVTVSEVLKAITPEELPAIRGMERFRDLKKGELSPSQNNAVNKELTSWITELKGYIGKTETLNIDFKVVADLSEAGSILLDTVNFFADNSMGDFYKIYSLVPTADEMEEEGFNHAKEIADKAKDAAFSQTSQYCYTVDEYRRCDPNNPPDPAHGVYGDYNNYAANYADRYTNDHGNFDTDNYNLANYVAYQNPPFNGSDCANFVSQAMFAGGIPMSTTHDVEHWWYDSSNLPPDYAPWIWTTAVKENNNWGLRNYMYYNGYWADSDLYWANAGSVMMWTNSSDSPGHVAMIVQNDTINRALSAHTNNHQHLFYSEGSYFNNTNMDFYTVHHYVTYCYASQPGTPK, encoded by the coding sequence TTGCTAACAACATTTGCATTGATCCCAAAAGGATACTCTAAGAACACTCTATCTGTTAAAGATTCCTCAATAAATACGACTGTATCCACAGACGAACTCTCTGAAATATTGAGAACATGGATTATTAAGAACGAGGCACAGTACTATAAGAATATTTCCATTGCCACGACTCCTGTTAAGGTAGAAATCAAAGATAGTAAGATAGAGGGAACATTTACTGTAACTGTAAGTGAGGTATTAAAAGCAATAACCCCAGAGGAGTTGCCAGCAATAAGAGGAATGGAAAGATTTAGGGATTTAAAAAAGGGAGAATTGTCTCCAAGTCAGAATAATGCGGTAAATAAGGAACTAACGAGTTGGATTACTGAATTAAAGGGCTACATTGGTAAAACCGAAACTTTAAATATTGATTTTAAAGTTGTAGCAGACCTTTCAGAGGCTGGAAGTATTCTTTTAGATACGGTAAACTTCTTTGCAGATAACTCTATGGGCGATTTTTATAAGATATACAGTTTGGTTCCAACTGCAGATGAAATGGAGGAAGAGGGATTTAACCATGCAAAAGAAATTGCAGATAAAGCTAAGGATGCTGCTTTTTCTCAAACTTCTCAATATTGTTACACAGTAGATGAATATCGGAGATGCGATCCTAACAATCCTCCAGATCCTGCTCATGGTGTTTATGGCGACTACAATAATTATGCTGCTAACTATGCTGATCGTTACACCAATGATCATGGTAATTTTGATACTGACAACTATAATCTTGCTAACTATGTAGCCTATCAAAATCCACCTTTCAACGGAAGTGATTGCGCAAATTTTGTTTCACAGGCAATGTTTGCTGGAGGAATCCCAATGAGTACCACACATGATGTAGAACATTGGTGGTACGATTCCTCAAACCTTCCTCCAGATTATGCTCCCTGGATATGGACAACAGCAGTTAAGGAAAACAATAATTGGGGCTTAAGAAACTATATGTATTACAATGGTTATTGGGCGGACTCAGATCTGTACTGGGCTAATGCAGGATCCGTAATGATGTGGACGAATTCCAGTGATTCCCCGGGACATGTTGCTATGATTGTACAAAATGACACTATAAATCGTGCATTAAGTGCACATACTAATAATCATCAACACCTTTTTTATAGCGAAGGAAGTTATTTCAATAATACAAATATGGATTTCTATACCGTCCATCATTATGTTACATATTGTTATGCTTCACAACCTGGGACACCAAAATAA
- a CDS encoding RNA polymerase sigma factor translates to MDERELVKKALTDREAFGKIVDIYYKEVFGYIYKRTVDKELSKDLTQETFLKALKYIGSYKGRSPFIFWLLRIATNVINEHYKKEIKENKFISKYKGTHSENTSISPSDDIDYEVIYKYIKILPVVEQTVLTLVFFEHRSLKDVALILNYRESSVRKVYYRALSNLKKKIENDGYKF, encoded by the coding sequence ATGGACGAAAGAGAACTTGTCAAAAAAGCTCTCACAGACAGAGAGGCTTTTGGGAAAATTGTAGATATTTACTATAAAGAGGTGTTTGGCTACATCTACAAAAGGACAGTTGATAAGGAACTATCAAAGGATCTTACTCAGGAGACGTTTCTCAAAGCGCTTAAGTACATAGGTTCATACAAAGGACGTAGCCCTTTTATTTTCTGGCTCTTGAGGATTGCAACGAATGTAATAAATGAGCATTACAAGAAAGAAATCAAAGAAAACAAATTCATAAGTAAGTACAAAGGCACTCATTCCGAAAATACGAGTATTTCACCCTCAGATGACATTGATTACGAAGTTATTTATAAGTACATTAAAATATTACCAGTAGTTGAGCAGACAGTTTTAACGCTTGTGTTCTTTGAGCACAGGAGTCTCAAGGATGTAGCATTGATATTAAACTATCGAGAGAGTTCGGTAAGAAAAGTATACTACAGGGCTTTAAGCAATTTGAAGAAAAAAATCGAAAATGATGGGTATAAATTTTGA
- a CDS encoding integrase core domain-containing protein encodes MKHNFIYPRCPRINGFIERANRTLQEEFIDLNLLLLPDNINEFNKRLIDYLIWYNTQRPHKSLNNLTPIDYVLKYSVESQMYVTHTKTCNFFKKVLKLL; translated from the coding sequence ATCAAACACAACTTCATTTATCCAAGATGTCCAAGAATAAATGGATTCATAGAAAGAGCAAACAGAACATTACAGGAAGAATTCATAGACTTAAATCTCTTACTTCTTCCTGATAACATCAATGAATTCAATAAGAGACTTATTGACTACCTCATATGGTACAATACTCAAAGACCACATAAGAGCTTAAACAATTTGACACCAATTGATTATGTGTTAAAATATTCTGTAGAGTCTCAAATGTATGTGACTCATACAAAAACTTGCAATTTTTTCAAAAAAGTACTAAAACTTTTATGA
- a CDS encoding C39 family peptidase codes for MQRQGIKATASNYAYTNMTQYPQQGCTWCGVAASESVLSSWAKYSSQTDIANKEYGYMGLSVPSVSDCNASGVSESAIAYALNGYIFNQWSTSYWYKICHFYSMQDLINLLSADIGADTAGVVFCGYTEYLPAWNGHHAVHYTAVYGYNLDSSNLGNPTIFYTDSANGLYIYLGIKTSSDGLVNYSMLPAYNSCHLNYSSRDSYYQYAYPYPGVG; via the coding sequence ATGCAAAGACAAGGAATCAAAGCAACTGCTTCTAATTATGCATATACAAATATGACACAGTACCCTCAACAAGGCTGTACATGGTGCGGTGTAGCAGCATCTGAGTCTGTTTTATCAAGCTGGGCTAAATATTCATCACAAACCGATATTGCCAACAAGGAATACGGATACATGGGGCTTTCAGTTCCAAGTGTTTCGGACTGTAATGCATCAGGTGTATCTGAGAGTGCAATTGCTTATGCCTTGAATGGATATATTTTCAATCAATGGAGTACATCTTACTGGTATAAGATTTGTCATTTTTATTCTATGCAGGATTTAATCAATCTACTATCTGCTGATATAGGAGCTGATACTGCTGGTGTTGTTTTTTGTGGTTATACCGAATATTTACCGGCTTGGAACGGACATCATGCTGTTCACTATACGGCAGTCTACGGCTATAATCTTGATTCTTCAAACTTAGGTAATCCGACTATTTTTTACACGGATTCAGCAAATGGTTTGTATATTTATCTTGGCATAAAAACAAGTTCAGACGGATTAGTAAATTATTCCATGCTTCCCGCATACAATAGTTGCCATTTAAATTATTCTTCAAGAGATAGCTATTATCAATATGCTTATCCGTATCCAGGGGTAGGATAA
- a CDS encoding HU family DNA-binding protein, with product MNKPELISSIAEKTGMKKKDAEAALDAFVASFKEALKKGDKVALIGFGSFGTRDRKKREGVNPRTGKKISIPAKTVPYFKIGKELKEAVK from the coding sequence ATGAACAAACCAGAACTTATTTCATCTATTGCTGAAAAAACTGGGATGAAAAAGAAAGATGCTGAAGCAGCGCTTGATGCATTTGTAGCATCATTTAAGGAAGCGCTGAAAAAGGGCGATAAAGTTGCACTTATTGGCTTCGGCTCATTTGGAACAAGGGATAGAAAGAAAAGAGAAGGAGTCAATCCAAGGACCGGCAAAAAGATCTCAATCCCTGCAAAAACAGTTCCATATTTTAAGATTGGAAAAGAGCTGAAAGAAGCAGTAAAATAG
- a CDS encoding HU family DNA-binding protein, with protein sequence MAEALRKGDKVHLFNDLGTFEMRERKQRNAINPRTGERIIIPAKIVPHFKIGRRLKEAVKKGKPSIEEEIQDQEDFWL encoded by the coding sequence GTGGCAGAAGCTCTTAGAAAAGGCGATAAAGTGCACCTTTTTAATGATCTTGGCACTTTTGAAATGAGAGAAAGAAAGCAAAGAAATGCTATTAATCCGAGAACAGGCGAAAGAATTATAATTCCAGCAAAGATAGTTCCTCACTTTAAGATTGGCAGAAGACTGAAAGAGGCAGTGAAAAAGGGAAAACCTTCTATTGAAGAAGAAATTCAAGATCAAGAAGATTTTTGGCTGTAG
- a CDS encoding replication initiation protein yields the protein MKSSYSIVLYEQILQRKKFGVWYVKLEDLRELMGVEKYEYKEIADFEKRIVKPAVNEINKIINISLSYEKIKKGRNIVAYEFAWDFRNAKELYTNHNEKLKEESSKGLHSEEIQELLQIVPDLDITILESILNHFDFTKVKNAVLITAEKRKKIKLTI from the coding sequence ATGAAAAGTTCGTACTCTATTGTTCTCTATGAACAGATTTTGCAGCGCAAGAAGTTTGGAGTTTGGTATGTGAAGCTTGAAGACCTTAGAGAGCTTATGGGTGTTGAAAAATATGAATATAAAGAAATAGCAGATTTTGAAAAGCGTATAGTTAAACCAGCTGTTAACGAGATAAACAAAATTATTAATATTTCACTCTCATATGAGAAAATCAAGAAAGGCAGAAACATCGTTGCTTATGAATTTGCATGGGACTTTAGAAATGCAAAAGAGTTGTATACTAACCATAATGAAAAATTGAAAGAAGAAAGTTCTAAAGGCCTTCATAGCGAAGAAATTCAAGAGCTTTTGCAAATTGTTCCTGATCTAGACATCACAATCTTAGAAAGCATTTTGAACCATTTTGACTTTACCAAAGTAAAAAATGCTGTTCTCATAACTGCTGAAAAAAGAAAGAAGATTAAATTGACGATTTGA
- a CDS encoding NHL repeat-containing protein, whose translation MKNIIKLFIVIIVAFAIIISPVWIRTRTLKIRNATLDVSNIETVKAINKQFKMVEVNKPNIPLTRGVFYDPYGDYLNYLHFNNDQQSWVLTITSLDGRIVRTIDLGAHKSGSSGRGKICFDKNTIYVGVDEMIIFIRRNDYSVERIQLPPRKYDIKSDHIPNTDTSDSSIIDIEKVGKYIAISRNNANGILLFDVDRRKFDEWKLPEEFGSVNKLIKFSEDILFVTNFYSGKGSYLIQDQFGKLNLATREFDIFSQPVQKLFVVENNVWGVDIKGNLFVLDNELRHIKTYNLGVFIVSGVVHSNGKIWFVGSDVDSIDGKPLLSTVSDDPPTDAVEVINLKTDKQILFIGCFDPTKEDLVKSYLPISKPMPVIGIHSPNINLEKINGEFKSSIAIPTGIIDAETHGLFLFADKVFQINR comes from the coding sequence ATGAAAAATATAATAAAGCTCTTTATAGTTATTATCGTAGCCTTCGCAATAATTATCTCTCCTGTATGGATTAGAACAAGAACATTGAAGATAAGAAATGCAACTCTTGATGTTTCTAATATCGAGACAGTTAAGGCAATAAATAAACAGTTCAAAATGGTTGAAGTTAATAAACCGAATATTCCACTAACAAGAGGTGTCTTTTACGATCCTTATGGTGATTATTTAAATTATCTTCATTTTAATAATGACCAGCAAAGTTGGGTCCTCACGATTACTTCTCTTGACGGAAGAATAGTAAGAACTATTGATTTAGGTGCGCATAAATCAGGCTCTAGTGGGCGTGGCAAGATCTGCTTTGATAAGAATACCATTTATGTTGGGGTTGACGAAATGATTATTTTTATTAGAAGAAATGATTACTCAGTCGAAAGAATACAACTTCCTCCTCGGAAATATGATATAAAAAGTGACCATATACCAAACACGGACACAAGCGATAGTTCAATTATAGACATAGAAAAAGTCGGCAAATATATTGCAATATCGAGGAATAATGCAAATGGGATTCTTCTCTTTGATGTTGATAGAAGAAAATTTGACGAATGGAAACTACCAGAGGAATTTGGTTCAGTGAACAAGCTCATAAAGTTTAGTGAAGATATACTCTTCGTGACAAATTTCTATTCAGGGAAAGGTAGTTATTTAATACAGGACCAATTTGGGAAATTAAATCTCGCAACAAGAGAGTTTGATATTTTCTCACAACCAGTGCAGAAGCTTTTTGTCGTGGAAAACAACGTATGGGGAGTCGATATAAAGGGTAACTTATTCGTTTTAGACAATGAATTAAGACATATAAAAACATATAACTTGGGTGTGTTTATTGTATCTGGAGTAGTACATTCAAATGGAAAAATTTGGTTTGTTGGAAGCGATGTCGATTCAATAGACGGCAAACCTCTCCTTTCAACAGTAAGTGATGATCCTCCAACAGATGCGGTAGAAGTTATAAATTTGAAAACCGATAAGCAGATTCTCTTTATTGGGTGTTTTGATCCCACAAAAGAGGATCTTGTAAAAAGCTATCTTCCAATATCTAAACCAATGCCCGTTATAGGAATACATTCTCCTAACATAAACTTAGAGAAGATCAACGGCGAATTCAAGAGTTCCATTGCTATACCAACTGGCATAATAGATGCCGAAACACACGGATTGTTCTTATTTGCCGACAAAGTGTTTCAAATTAATAGATAA